One region of Dysidea avara chromosome 1, odDysAvar1.4, whole genome shotgun sequence genomic DNA includes:
- the LOC136260914 gene encoding uncharacterized protein has protein sequence MQELKEERRRYEEALAQRDADMKVQIELLCGLVEGIKTRGDGLPAVIHDRDREIKVTKLTATDDIETYLTTFERLMQAYEVPKERWAFKLAPQLVSKAQQAYAALCPDDAKDCEKLKKAILHRYDINEESYQQRFLAATRKEGETNRELSARLQDLADKWTQGCRAREELKYLIVLEQLVSTLPENARKQESTSDGNEGKGTHDVRKGNDKQGLPLKRCQQYGKLGHATCDCQSGGLCTPNSERDKSANVSKQYDRSRKDFSKVECFNCHKKGHFLANCPDNDGLFCRGVSTLQKNCEVASGLTKPGIVEGKIVNDILLNTGCSRTLIHQKLVPECKVLQDEAVAIRCAHSDTVLYPLAQVQLEVDGQSLNITAAVAERLPVSVLLGTDFPLLTELLSGKLSTVEPVSKIEHALVVTRAEAKKQLDVEIQLEREDLLSGANPKPMETLPEGSTIETRMIPEEIPPIVQDQDTVRPEWEFDDELFVGGRKKNRLTKGQKRKNKKEYAGELLR, from the exons ATGCAGGAACTCAAGGAAGAACGCCGCCGGTATGAAGAAGCCCTAGCACAGCGTGATGCAGACATGAAAGTGCAAATAGAACTGCTATGCGGATTGGTGGAAGGTATTAAGACCCGTGGAGACGGCCTGCCAGCTGTGATACATGATCGTGATCGTGAGATTAAAGTAACTAAGCTTACTGCTACTGATGACATTGAGACATATCTAACCACCTTCGAACGTTTGATGCAGGCATATGAAGTGCCAAAGGAGAGATGGGCCTTCAAATTAGCCCCCCAGTTAGTAAGTAAAGCCCAACAAGCATATGCTGCTTTGTGTCCTGATGATGCCAAGGATTGTGAAAAACTTAAGAAGGCCATACTACATCGTTATGATATCAATGAGGAGAGCTACCAACAACGATTTCTAGCAGCTACCAGGAAAGAAGGAGAAACTAATCGTGAACTTTCTGCAAGACTACAAGACTTGGCTGATAAGTGGACGCAAGGATGTAGAGCTAGGGAAGAGCTCAAATATTTGATTGTGCTGGAACAACTGGTGAGTACCCTTCCTGAGAAT GCTAGAAAACAGGAGAGTACTAGTGATGGTAATGAGGGCAAAGGGACTCATGATGTCAGAAAAGGTAATGATAAACAGGGTCTACCACTAAAACGCTGTCAACAGTATGGTAAATTAGGTCATGCTACATGTGACTGCCAGTCAGGGGGACTGTGCACTCCTAACTCTGAAAGGGACAAATCCGCCAATGTAAGTAAACAATATGACAGGTCAAGGAAGGACTTCAGTAAGGTGGAATGTTTTAATTGCCACAAGAAGGGGCACTTTTTAGCAAATTGTCCTGATAATGATGGTCTATTCTGTAGGGGAGTGAGTACCTTACAGAAAAATTGTGAAGTAGCCTCAGGGCTGACAAAACCAGGAATTGTAGAGGGTAAAATTGTGAATGACATTTTACTCAACACTGGTTGTTCGAGAACCCTCATACACCAGAAGCTGGTACCTGAATGTAAAGTATTGCAGGACGAGGCTGTGGCTATTAGGTGTGCACATAGTGATACTGTGCTATATCCCCTCGCCCAGGTCCAGTTAGAGGTAGATGGACAATCATTGAATATCACGGCAGCTGTGGCTGAAAGGCTGCCGGTGAGTGTACTATTAGGGACAGATTTTCCCCTATTAACTGAATTATTGAGTGGAAAGTTGTCCACTGTGGAACCTGTGTCTAAAATTGAACATGCTCTTGTAGTGACCCGAGCAGAGGCTAAGAAGCAGCTAGATGTGGAGATTCAGCTGGAGAGGGAAGACTTGTTGTCTGGGGCCAATCCTAAACCCATGGAAACATTGCCAGAGGGTAGTACAATTGAAACAAGAATGATACCAGAAGAGATACCACCGATAGTACAAGATCAAGACACTGTAAGACCTGAGTGGGAGTTTGATGATGAATTGTTTGTTGGAGGAAGGAAGAAGAACCGACTCACTAAGGGTCAGAAAAGAAAGAACAAGAAAGAGTATGCTGGAGAACTGTTACGTTAG